The following proteins are co-located in the Micromonospora coriariae genome:
- a CDS encoding bifunctional metallophosphatase/5'-nucleotidase, protein MTSPSGPSRRQVLAAAAAAATAPLIAAAPAQAAGAARSRTWDLTLLGTSDTHGNVYNWDYYRDAEYDDSKQNDIGVAKLATLINQIRAERRGKATLVLDAGDTIQGTPLATYYAKQEPITATGEKHPMARAMNIIDYDAVTLGNHEFNYGLPLLDLWIRQLGFPALAANAINAKTGKPAFLPYVIKKVSLGFAAPTLRVGILGLTNPGVAIWDKGNVEGKLRFDDMVATAAKWVPIMRARGADLVLISAHGGDSGTSSYGPELPNENPVALIAQQVPGIDAILFGHAHNEVVEKFVTNEKTGEQVLLSEPSKWGQRLTRMDFTLARQHGRWKITTKRASMLNTNTVVEDPKVLAAVRAQHQKTIAYVNQVVAQATVEMSTVESRYKDTPIVDFINHVQAETVTTALAGTQYANLPVLSQASPFSRTAVFPAGDVKIRDVAGLYVFDNTLEAVVLSGAEVRAYLEYSAKYFRTLAPGAPVDPEQISDPAVPDYNYDALSGVDYDIDISKPVGQRITRLVLPGTDTPVADNAQFVVAVNNYRRSGGGNFPGIVKTQVYNAQQEIRQLLIDWAQAKATIDPADFFQPNWQLVREGVPVF, encoded by the coding sequence ATGACCTCTCCCTCCGGCCCGTCGCGTCGCCAGGTGCTCGCCGCCGCGGCCGCGGCGGCGACCGCCCCGCTGATCGCCGCCGCCCCCGCGCAGGCGGCCGGCGCGGCCCGGTCACGCACCTGGGACCTCACCCTCCTGGGCACGTCGGACACCCACGGCAACGTCTACAACTGGGACTACTACCGGGACGCCGAGTACGACGACAGCAAGCAGAACGACATCGGCGTCGCGAAGTTGGCCACCCTGATCAACCAGATCCGGGCCGAGCGGCGCGGCAAGGCGACGCTGGTGCTCGACGCCGGCGACACCATCCAGGGCACGCCACTGGCCACGTACTACGCCAAGCAGGAGCCGATCACCGCCACCGGGGAGAAGCACCCGATGGCCCGCGCGATGAACATCATCGACTACGACGCGGTGACGCTGGGCAACCACGAGTTCAACTACGGCCTGCCGCTGCTGGACCTGTGGATCCGCCAGCTCGGCTTCCCGGCGCTCGCCGCGAACGCGATCAACGCGAAGACCGGCAAGCCGGCCTTCCTGCCGTACGTCATCAAGAAGGTCTCCCTCGGCTTCGCCGCGCCGACCCTGCGGGTCGGCATCCTCGGCCTGACCAACCCCGGTGTGGCGATCTGGGACAAGGGCAACGTCGAGGGCAAGCTGCGCTTCGACGACATGGTCGCGACAGCGGCGAAGTGGGTGCCGATCATGCGGGCCCGTGGCGCCGATCTCGTGCTGATCTCCGCGCACGGCGGCGACAGCGGCACCTCCAGCTACGGCCCGGAGCTGCCGAACGAGAACCCGGTCGCGCTGATCGCCCAGCAGGTGCCGGGGATCGACGCGATCCTCTTCGGCCACGCCCACAACGAGGTCGTGGAGAAGTTCGTCACGAACGAGAAGACCGGCGAGCAGGTGCTGCTCTCCGAGCCGTCGAAGTGGGGCCAGCGGCTCACCCGGATGGACTTCACGCTCGCCCGCCAGCACGGCCGCTGGAAGATCACCACCAAGCGGGCCAGCATGCTGAACACCAACACGGTGGTGGAGGACCCGAAGGTCCTCGCCGCCGTACGGGCCCAGCACCAGAAGACCATCGCCTACGTCAACCAGGTGGTGGCCCAGGCCACCGTCGAGATGTCCACCGTCGAGTCGCGGTACAAGGACACCCCGATCGTGGACTTCATCAACCACGTCCAGGCCGAGACGGTGACCACGGCACTGGCTGGCACGCAGTACGCGAACCTGCCGGTGCTGTCGCAGGCCTCACCGTTCAGCCGCACGGCGGTCTTCCCGGCCGGGGACGTGAAGATCCGCGACGTGGCGGGGCTGTACGTCTTCGACAACACCCTCGAGGCCGTCGTGCTCAGCGGCGCGGAGGTACGGGCGTACCTGGAGTACTCGGCGAAGTACTTCCGCACCCTCGCCCCGGGCGCCCCGGTCGACCCCGAGCAGATCAGCGACCCGGCGGTGCCGGACTACAACTACGACGCGCTCTCCGGCGTCGACTACGACATCGACATCTCCAAGCCGGTCGGCCAGCGGATCACCCGGCTGGTGCTGCCCGGCACCGACACCCCGGTGGCGGACAACGCGCAGTTCGTGGTGGCGGTGAACAACTACCGGCGCAGCGGCGGCGGCAACTTCCCCGGCATCGTGAAGACCCAGGTCTACAACGCGCAGCAGGAGATCCGCCAGCTGCTCATCGACTGGGCGCAGGCCAAGGCGACCATCGACCCGGCCGACTTCTTCCAGCCCAACTGGCAGCTGGTGCGCGAGGGCGTGCCGGTCTTCTGA
- a CDS encoding nucleotidyl transferase AbiEii/AbiGii toxin family protein has translation MIAPHLHEFYREVARVALAAAGPHRFVLGGGVAWAAHGLVARPTEDVDLFADVEGAAAAASAGVRVALERAGFTVTDADPDSDLAYLFDGYGRDMKDFVVSRDGRQIRLSLARLDRQQSPVVMDLGPVMDVRDLVANKIAALVNRREVRDFIDVAAALEHYDVTELLKLARQVDPALDPADVRAAGRYLDRLPDQRFSRYGLGPADVARVRQRLATWPR, from the coding sequence GTGATCGCACCACACCTGCACGAGTTCTACCGCGAGGTGGCGCGGGTGGCGCTCGCCGCGGCCGGCCCGCACCGGTTCGTGTTGGGCGGCGGGGTGGCCTGGGCCGCGCACGGGCTGGTCGCCCGCCCCACCGAGGACGTGGACCTCTTCGCCGACGTGGAGGGCGCCGCCGCGGCAGCCTCCGCCGGGGTACGCGTCGCGCTGGAGCGGGCAGGGTTCACGGTCACCGACGCCGACCCGGACAGCGACCTCGCCTACCTGTTCGACGGGTACGGGCGGGACATGAAGGACTTCGTGGTGAGTCGCGACGGGCGGCAGATCCGGCTCAGCCTGGCCCGCCTCGACCGGCAGCAGAGCCCGGTGGTGATGGACCTCGGTCCGGTGATGGACGTCCGTGACCTGGTCGCCAACAAGATCGCGGCGTTGGTCAACCGGCGGGAGGTTCGTGACTTCATCGACGTGGCGGCGGCTTTGGAGCACTACGACGTGACCGAGCTGCTGAAGCTGGCCCGGCAGGTCGACCCCGCGCTGGATCCGGCGGACGTACGCGCCGCCGGACGGTACCTGGACCGGCTGCCCGACCAACGCTTCAGCCGCTACGGCCTGGGCCCCGCGGACGTCGCCCGGGTCCGGCAGCGCCTGGCCACCTGGCCGCGCTGA
- the fdh gene encoding formate dehydrogenase, with product MGLRTFIEGWPVYRQLTGTDPLGRGAAAQSARSAELTARTEDADSVARSVCPYCAVGCGQRVFVKDGQVSQIEGDPDSPISRGRLCPKGAASKSLVTSPLRQTKVRYRRPYSTQWEDLELDTAVDMIADRMLAAREQTWEDVDGEGRPLNRTLGISSLGGATLDNEENYLIKKLFTAMGALQIENQARIUHSATVPGLGASFGRGGATDFQQDIANADVIVIQGSNMAEAHPVGFQWVMEAKRRGAKVFHVDPRFTRTSAVADSYLPIRAGTDIALLGGVVRYILDNELDFREYVLSYTNAATIVSEEFTDTEDGDGFFSGFDPATGSYVQDSWQYEGHEGSSGSGHTAKERDSAAGLEHESHGAEVGGQTRRDETLQHPRCVYQILKRHFSRYTPEMVERVCGISQEKFLELAQAWTQNSGRERTGMLIYSVGWTQHSVGVQYIRTGAIIQLLLGNMGRPGGGVMALRGHASIQGSTDIPTLFNLLPGYLPMPHHSDHPTFDEWVDSIRHPGQKGFWGNARSFAASLLKAYWGDAATPENDFCYGYLPRMTGDHGTYRQVLNMIDGKIKGYFLLGQNPAVGSAHGRAQRLGMANLDWLVVRDLFMIESATFWQNGPEVATGEIVPEECRTEVFFLPAASHVEKEGSFTQTQRLLQWREKAVEPPGDARSELWFFYHLGRKLREKLAGSDLPRDRALLDLTWDYPTHGPHAEPSGESVLREINGYDVSTGHPLSSFGEARADGSTAIGCWIYTGVYADGVNQAARRKSRHEQDWVAAEWGWAWPANRRILYNRASADPDGNPWSERKKYVWWDPDKAEWTGYDVPDFEKTKPPSYRPPPGASGTEGIAGDDPFVMQGDGKGWLYAPSGVLDGPMPTHYEPVESPVRNPLYRQQANPTRKMYAHPVNSVNPSPPQEHSQVFPYVFTVSRLTEHHTAGGMSRTVRPLAELQPEMFVEVSPELAVEVGLAHLGWAHLVSGRAVIEAKVLVTDRLTPLRVDGRIIHQVWLPYHFGFEGLVTGDSANDLFGISLDPNVLIQESKVGTCDVRPGRRPTGPDLLDLVAEYQRRSGITPGRNAPAITTDSDGEGRGDS from the coding sequence ATGGGTCTGCGGACCTTTATCGAGGGTTGGCCGGTCTACCGGCAGCTCACCGGCACGGACCCGCTGGGTCGGGGTGCCGCGGCGCAGTCTGCCCGTTCAGCGGAGTTGACCGCCCGCACCGAGGACGCCGACAGTGTCGCTCGCTCGGTCTGCCCGTACTGCGCGGTGGGGTGCGGTCAGCGGGTGTTCGTCAAGGACGGTCAGGTCAGCCAGATCGAGGGCGACCCGGACAGCCCGATCTCGCGGGGCCGGCTCTGCCCGAAGGGCGCGGCCAGCAAGAGCCTGGTGACCAGCCCCTTGCGGCAGACGAAGGTTCGCTACCGTCGGCCGTACTCGACGCAGTGGGAGGATCTGGAACTCGACACCGCGGTCGACATGATCGCCGACCGGATGCTCGCCGCCCGCGAGCAGACCTGGGAGGACGTCGACGGCGAGGGCCGGCCGCTCAACCGGACGCTGGGCATCTCCAGTCTGGGTGGGGCGACGCTGGACAACGAGGAGAACTACCTCATCAAGAAGTTGTTCACCGCGATGGGGGCTCTCCAGATCGAGAACCAGGCCCGTATTTGACACTCCGCCACCGTCCCCGGTCTGGGGGCCAGCTTCGGTCGTGGCGGTGCGACGGATTTTCAGCAGGACATCGCCAACGCTGACGTCATCGTCATTCAGGGTTCGAACATGGCCGAGGCGCATCCGGTGGGCTTCCAGTGGGTGATGGAGGCGAAGCGTCGGGGCGCGAAGGTCTTCCACGTCGACCCGCGGTTCACCCGGACCAGCGCGGTGGCCGACAGCTACCTGCCGATCCGGGCGGGCACCGACATCGCCCTGCTGGGCGGGGTGGTGCGCTACATCCTGGACAACGAGTTGGACTTCCGGGAGTACGTGCTGTCGTACACCAACGCGGCGACGATCGTCAGCGAGGAGTTCACCGACACCGAGGACGGCGACGGGTTCTTCTCCGGCTTCGACCCGGCGACCGGCAGCTACGTGCAGGACAGCTGGCAGTACGAGGGGCACGAGGGCTCTTCGGGCAGCGGGCACACCGCCAAGGAGCGGGACAGCGCCGCCGGCCTGGAGCACGAGTCGCACGGCGCGGAGGTGGGCGGGCAGACCCGCCGCGACGAGACGTTGCAACATCCGCGCTGCGTCTACCAGATCCTCAAGCGGCACTTTTCCCGCTACACGCCGGAGATGGTGGAGCGGGTCTGTGGCATCTCGCAGGAGAAGTTCCTGGAGCTGGCCCAGGCGTGGACGCAGAACTCCGGCCGGGAACGCACAGGCATGCTGATCTACTCGGTCGGTTGGACGCAGCACAGCGTCGGGGTGCAGTACATCCGCACGGGCGCGATCATCCAACTGCTGCTGGGCAACATGGGTCGGCCGGGTGGTGGAGTCATGGCGTTGCGCGGGCACGCCAGCATCCAGGGTTCGACGGACATCCCGACGCTGTTCAACCTGCTGCCCGGTTACCTGCCGATGCCACATCACTCCGACCACCCGACGTTCGACGAGTGGGTGGACAGCATCCGGCACCCGGGGCAGAAGGGCTTCTGGGGCAACGCCCGGTCGTTCGCCGCCAGCCTGCTCAAGGCGTACTGGGGGGACGCGGCGACGCCGGAGAACGACTTCTGCTACGGCTACCTGCCCCGGATGACCGGCGATCACGGCACGTACCGGCAGGTGCTGAACATGATCGACGGGAAGATTAAGGGGTACTTCCTGCTCGGGCAGAATCCGGCGGTGGGTTCGGCGCACGGCCGCGCCCAGCGCCTCGGCATGGCGAACCTGGACTGGTTGGTGGTCCGGGACCTGTTCATGATCGAGAGCGCCACGTTCTGGCAGAACGGGCCCGAGGTGGCCACCGGCGAGATCGTGCCGGAAGAGTGCCGTACCGAGGTGTTCTTCCTGCCGGCTGCCTCGCATGTGGAGAAGGAGGGCAGCTTCACCCAGACGCAGCGGTTGCTGCAGTGGCGGGAGAAGGCCGTCGAACCACCGGGCGACGCCCGTTCCGAGCTGTGGTTCTTCTACCACCTCGGCCGCAAGTTGCGGGAGAAGCTGGCCGGGTCGGACCTGCCACGCGACCGGGCGCTGCTCGACCTCACCTGGGACTACCCGACGCACGGCCCGCACGCCGAGCCGAGCGGCGAATCGGTGCTGCGCGAAATCAACGGGTACGACGTGTCGACCGGCCACCCACTGTCCTCGTTCGGCGAGGCCCGCGCCGACGGCTCCACCGCGATCGGCTGCTGGATCTACACCGGTGTGTACGCGGACGGCGTGAACCAGGCGGCCCGGCGCAAGTCGCGGCATGAGCAGGACTGGGTGGCCGCGGAGTGGGGTTGGGCGTGGCCGGCGAACCGGCGCATCCTCTACAACCGGGCGTCGGCCGACCCGGACGGCAATCCGTGGAGCGAGCGCAAGAAGTACGTCTGGTGGGACCCGGACAAGGCCGAATGGACCGGCTACGACGTGCCGGACTTCGAGAAGACCAAACCACCGTCGTACCGGCCGCCACCGGGTGCGTCCGGCACCGAGGGCATCGCGGGCGACGATCCGTTCGTCATGCAGGGCGACGGCAAGGGCTGGCTGTACGCGCCAAGCGGAGTCCTGGACGGGCCGATGCCGACGCACTACGAGCCGGTCGAGTCGCCGGTGCGTAATCCGCTCTACCGGCAGCAGGCCAACCCGACCCGCAAGATGTACGCCCATCCGGTCAACTCGGTGAACCCGAGCCCGCCGCAGGAGCACAGTCAGGTCTTTCCGTACGTGTTCACGGTCAGCCGGCTCACCGAGCACCACACCGCCGGCGGGATGAGCCGGACGGTCCGTCCGCTGGCCGAGCTGCAGCCGGAGATGTTCGTCGAGGTGTCGCCGGAGTTGGCCGTCGAGGTCGGACTGGCGCATCTGGGCTGGGCCCACCTGGTCAGCGGCCGTGCGGTGATCGAGGCCAAGGTGCTGGTGACGGACCGGCTCACGCCGTTGCGGGTGGACGGGCGGATCATCCATCAGGTGTGGTTGCCGTACCACTTCGGCTTCGAGGGCCTGGTGACCGGCGACTCGGCGAACGACCTGTTCGGGATCAGCCTCGATCCGAACGTCCTGATCCAGGAGAGCAAGGTCGGCACCTGCGACGTCCGGCCCGGCCGCCGGCCCACCGGCCCGGACCTGCTCGACCTGGTGGCCGAGTATCAGCGGCGCTCGGGAATCACGCCGGGCCGGAACGCCCCGGCCATCACCACCGACAGCGATGGGGAGGGGCGCGGTGATTCCTGA